From the genome of Candidatus Omnitrophota bacterium:
AGGATGATTGAGAGAAGCAGGGGCAAACACGCTGAGTTTAATCTCATGGCTGTTTATAATGCTCAGAAACGACATCGCTTGGCTCAGAAGACCTACTATCAGTGTGTTAGTGCTCCTTGTGGTTCTCAAGAATTAGAAGATCACTTGGGAGTGTATATAAATGACCCTTATTTTAATTATGGAATAGTAGCTAACACGACTACTTTTACGGCAACAGCTACTAGGATAAATAGTAATTTGTGTCTTGGCGCGACTATGAATGTGAGTGACAGTGGAAGTGAACCTATAAAAGGATGTGATCTTTGGTGAAAAATAGATTGAATAAAAAGGCTCGAGGTAACCGGCGTATTTTTGGGGCTTTCGGAGTCTTGATTTTGGCGGCTCTTTTTCTTAGCTCAAGCTATTTCTTTGAATATTCATTTGCTCAAACACACCCTTTTCTAAAATATTTCCCAGCCAATGAAGAAATAATTACTTATTCTACCGATGGATTTAGCGGTTATCCTTTAGCTTTAACTGAAATAACAAACTGTACTCCGCCCAGTTTTGGCGGAGTAGATTTATTTAAGGCTCTAGCTGATTGTAATGCTTGTATGGGTTGGAAGGAGGGCTGCGCTGATTGTTGTATTAATCCAACAACTCCGCCAGAGTACTTTTGTGCTCCCAGTGCAACGGATCCTGGGCCTAGTGGTGGATATAATCCAGTGCCTTTTAGTGAAAATTGCGACGGCTCAACTCGAGTTTCCTGTACTACCTGTGGTCCTACCTTTTGTGGT
Proteins encoded in this window:
- a CDS encoding prepilin-type N-terminal cleavage/methylation domain-containing protein, translated to MGRRCKNKNKSFSLVEIITVIIILGILAAIASPSYHRMIERSRGKHAEFNLMAVYNAQKRHRLAQKTYYQCVSAPCGSQELEDHLGVYINDPYFNYGIVANTTTFTATATRINSNLCLGATMNVSDSGSEPIKGCDLW